From Deinococcus multiflagellatus, the proteins below share one genomic window:
- a CDS encoding tetratricopeptide repeat protein has protein sequence MPFADLLAHLEQLLATATWEAGALHARHAAQQLQTRAEAHLLRRVVEVVPAPVRTSGAWPHALAWVAYRTADEALLQAALKAAPTVWPAFEAFAASLRLDWATTLDWAEQGAGLPGPEGAIAARYRACAQAELGHADWAQAFETALRHTRGRDRGLVRLDFQYYLIRHGQEPAARDMLAAATADFQHDDWAMTLTLANLGISCQRLGELVEAERALRRALQVGARPAGQPQLSTAWRGMGSVYHTQNQPARAEHAFRMAEAKADNPQDRVAAMRSRARVLRDTGRLNEALTLLHDARHHAQLPDDQPHALYTDLAALRVLLGDVVGAQQALALVAGGNTEDRWRVAVVEAACLLTTSPAEAADHLRAAGLADAWAGQEARAFPDLFRAAGIEPHQPDWTGELLTAGPIRAVVGGLEVLLKPTRPEAALLALLVVQGGRVAVEKALAALDLPGRDERARRKTLSRVVGVLGEALGWPDAVRYDQGVLVLSPDLRWHLHRPAPAQAELFCEGRYDPWITEWRDEHGPLRWVDWD, from the coding sequence ATGCCATTTGCCGATCTGCTGGCGCATCTGGAGCAGTTGCTGGCCACGGCAACGTGGGAGGCAGGGGCCCTCCACGCGCGGCACGCGGCACAACAGCTGCAGACCCGGGCCGAGGCCCACCTGCTGCGCCGGGTGGTCGAGGTCGTGCCCGCCCCGGTGCGGACCAGCGGCGCCTGGCCGCACGCGCTGGCCTGGGTGGCGTACCGCACCGCCGACGAGGCGCTGCTTCAGGCCGCCCTCAAGGCCGCCCCCACCGTCTGGCCTGCGTTCGAGGCCTTCGCCGCCTCCCTGCGCCTGGACTGGGCCACCACCCTGGACTGGGCCGAGCAGGGCGCCGGGCTCCCGGGCCCGGAGGGCGCCATCGCCGCGCGCTACCGGGCCTGCGCGCAGGCGGAACTGGGGCACGCCGACTGGGCACAGGCGTTTGAAACCGCCCTGCGGCACACGCGCGGGCGCGACCGGGGGCTGGTGCGGCTGGATTTCCAGTACTACCTGATTCGCCACGGGCAGGAGCCAGCGGCGCGCGACATGCTGGCCGCCGCCACCGCCGACTTCCAGCACGACGACTGGGCCATGACCCTCACGCTGGCGAATCTGGGCATCAGCTGTCAGCGGCTGGGCGAACTGGTCGAGGCAGAGCGGGCCCTGCGCCGGGCGCTGCAGGTGGGGGCCCGGCCGGCGGGGCAACCGCAGCTCTCTACCGCGTGGCGCGGCATGGGCAGCGTGTACCATACCCAGAACCAGCCCGCCCGTGCCGAGCACGCCTTCCGAATGGCCGAAGCCAAGGCGGACAATCCCCAGGACCGGGTGGCCGCTATGCGGTCGCGTGCCCGGGTGCTGCGCGACACCGGCCGCCTGAACGAGGCCCTGACACTGCTGCACGACGCCCGCCACCACGCACAGCTGCCAGACGACCAGCCACACGCCCTGTACACCGACCTGGCCGCCCTGCGGGTCCTGCTGGGCGACGTGGTGGGGGCCCAGCAGGCCCTGGCCCTGGTCGCGGGCGGCAATACGGAAGACCGCTGGCGCGTGGCCGTGGTCGAGGCGGCCTGTCTGCTGACGACGTCGCCGGCAGAGGCCGCCGACCACCTGCGGGCCGCCGGGCTGGCCGACGCCTGGGCCGGGCAGGAAGCCCGCGCCTTTCCCGACCTGTTCCGGGCCGCCGGCATAGAGCCGCATCAGCCGGACTGGACCGGCGAACTGCTCACCGCTGGCCCCATTCGCGCGGTGGTGGGGGGCCTGGAGGTGCTGCTCAAACCCACCCGCCCCGAAGCCGCGCTGCTGGCCCTGCTGGTGGTGCAGGGGGGCCGGGTGGCGGTGGAAAAGGCCCTGGCCGCCCTGGACCTGCCGGGCCGCGATGAGCGCGCCCGCCGCAAAACGCTGAGCCGGGTGGTGGGGGTGCTGGGCGAAGCCCTGGGCTGGCCCGACGCGGTGCGCTACGACCAGGGGGTGCTGGTGCTGTCGCCGGACCTGCGCTGGCACCTACACCGGCCAGCGCCCGCCCAGGCCGAGCTGTTCTGCGAGGGGCGCTACGATCCCTGGATCACCGAGTGGCGGGATGAGCATGGGCCACTCAGATGGGTTGACTGGGATTAA
- a CDS encoding helix-turn-helix transcriptional regulator, with the protein MSPDTAPEGLAKAERLFRIAALLREGPRSVKDLMRQLYPLLGPDSPGYSAAERALQRDLNDLERLEPDFKRGKGRPPRHVIETHRSKLHPVEVLALHAAARLMYHRAAGQQTHHLSALKKLTSWLPAHVQDVAQRSVRDMGRRPSREDLNMEKVAAAWIGAHPLRFEYQKPGGSGAWRTNILEIYLVEAHPQNLDLYIIGRETSFHRDVRTFKLSRLSQLQVLTDQQYTIPPDFDPLAFFQSAWGVVGAQGNATEPVTLRFRADAAYRILEGGYAHLKVNPRAEDGSVVATLRAPLDSSGLPREVLPWIYSFGPRVEVLSPPHLRAHWLNELREAAGQGGERA; encoded by the coding sequence GTGAGCCCCGACACTGCCCCCGAAGGTCTGGCCAAGGCCGAGCGCCTGTTCCGGATCGCCGCGCTGCTGCGTGAAGGCCCGCGCAGCGTGAAAGACCTGATGCGGCAGTTGTATCCACTGCTGGGCCCAGACAGCCCCGGCTATTCGGCTGCTGAGCGGGCCCTGCAGCGCGACCTGAATGATCTGGAACGCCTGGAACCGGACTTCAAGCGCGGGAAGGGCCGCCCCCCCCGCCACGTCATCGAGACCCACCGCAGCAAGCTGCACCCAGTGGAGGTGCTGGCGCTGCACGCGGCGGCGCGCCTGATGTATCACCGCGCGGCAGGCCAGCAGACCCACCATCTCTCGGCGCTGAAGAAGCTCACCTCCTGGCTGCCGGCGCACGTTCAGGACGTGGCGCAGCGCAGCGTGCGGGACATGGGGCGGCGGCCCAGCCGCGAGGACCTGAATATGGAAAAGGTGGCGGCGGCCTGGATTGGCGCCCATCCGCTGCGCTTTGAGTACCAGAAGCCCGGCGGCAGCGGCGCGTGGCGCACGAATATTCTGGAAATCTATCTGGTCGAAGCCCATCCCCAGAACCTGGACCTGTACATCATTGGCCGGGAAACGTCCTTTCACCGGGACGTGCGGACCTTCAAGCTCTCGCGCCTCAGCCAGTTGCAGGTGCTGACCGACCAGCAGTACACCATCCCGCCCGACTTTGACCCGCTGGCCTTTTTTCAGTCGGCCTGGGGCGTGGTGGGGGCGCAGGGCAATGCCACGGAGCCGGTGACCCTGCGCTTCCGTGCCGACGCCGCCTACCGGATTCTGGAAGGCGGTTACGCCCACCTGAAGGTGAACCCCCGTGCCGAGGACGGCAGCGTGGTGGCCACGCTCCGCGCCCCCCTGGACAGCAGCGGCCTGCCGCGCGAAGTATTGCCGTGGATCTACAGCTTTGGCCCCCGCGTGGAGGTGCTGAGCCCGCCGCACCTGCGCGCGCACTGGCTGAATGAACTGCGGGAAGCCGCAGGCCAGGGAGGCGAAAGAGCATGA
- the cas3 gene encoding CRISPR-associated helicase Cas3' has product MTWTGDYWAHTPSEGSGGKPHDLKKHLLDTAQRARTYAEVFGAGNLAYLLGIWHDLGKYNPEFQQYLRDAQAAEERGEDLGRKGPPHAIWGATLLLSRLAEHPQRTTFMLPVLGHHAGLEDAGEGEEKIAAEPDFAERMDAMAQAIKTFSLYPAGAPEKVPEAPLKQELFTRMVTSALVDADFLDTEFHFGEERPRARQYDLDIPALWERFDAGRKRLLEKQRLSGKETAAEVQAVRDEVYAECLKAATGAPGIYRLTVPTGGGKTLSGLAFALKHALHNELRRVIVAIPFTSIIDQNAEVYRDVLGVDAVLEHHSAVQPADNRAERQDAHTLRLQLAAENWDVPLVCTTFVQLFESLFARKTSKLRKLHRVARSVLVLDEVQTLPPELRGPTLDVLRTLVDDYGVSVVLCTATQPAFEADALTDAFKGSLQTEIVPQYADHFEKLKRVEYSLHSHYPQPVPWEALTQELKAEPRILTILNTRRDALSLLRSLQKEKAKHLFHLSTLMCGAHRKDVLNTINERLKQKDEVRLVSTQVVEAGVDLDFPVVYRALAPLDRIIQAAGRCNRNGNGPHKGRLVLFQTVSGKAPRGPYQQGIEKARTILETVKDIDHELNGTDILRRYFSDLYADVLPDQPGVQSLRRQQEFRKVAQAYRLIENDTVSVIVPYRDFQRALEQWQRFPSRKSWRALQPYVVSIYTHEARQLEKAHAIRELEENIYLLEATGSYDSLVGLPIDRDPADLIYMAGGSNVL; this is encoded by the coding sequence ATGACCTGGACCGGTGACTACTGGGCGCACACGCCAAGTGAAGGGAGTGGCGGGAAGCCCCATGACCTGAAAAAGCATCTGCTTGACACCGCTCAACGTGCCAGGACTTATGCAGAAGTTTTTGGGGCGGGCAATCTGGCATATCTGCTGGGGATCTGGCATGACCTGGGCAAATACAACCCAGAGTTTCAGCAGTATCTGCGAGACGCCCAGGCTGCCGAGGAGAGAGGAGAAGACTTGGGCCGCAAAGGGCCCCCTCATGCCATTTGGGGCGCGACCTTACTCTTGTCCAGATTAGCTGAGCATCCGCAGCGCACGACGTTCATGCTGCCCGTGCTCGGTCACCATGCTGGGCTGGAAGATGCGGGAGAAGGCGAGGAAAAGATTGCCGCCGAGCCTGATTTTGCTGAGCGGATGGACGCTATGGCGCAGGCCATCAAAACCTTCAGTCTCTACCCAGCAGGCGCGCCGGAAAAGGTGCCAGAAGCACCACTCAAGCAGGAATTGTTCACGCGCATGGTGACTTCAGCCCTGGTAGACGCGGACTTTCTCGACACCGAATTTCACTTCGGAGAGGAGCGGCCAAGGGCCAGACAGTATGACCTCGACATCCCTGCCCTCTGGGAACGCTTTGATGCAGGGCGGAAACGACTGCTAGAGAAGCAGCGCCTTTCGGGGAAAGAGACCGCTGCCGAAGTGCAGGCGGTGAGGGACGAGGTGTACGCCGAGTGTCTGAAGGCGGCAACAGGTGCGCCCGGTATCTATCGACTGACTGTCCCGACAGGCGGTGGCAAGACGCTCAGTGGGCTGGCTTTCGCCCTCAAGCATGCTTTGCACAATGAGTTGCGGCGCGTCATCGTCGCCATTCCCTTTACGAGCATCATTGACCAGAATGCAGAGGTCTACCGCGATGTACTGGGTGTGGATGCCGTGCTGGAGCACCACAGCGCCGTGCAACCGGCTGACAACAGGGCCGAGAGGCAAGATGCCCACACGCTACGCCTGCAGCTGGCTGCAGAGAACTGGGACGTACCGCTTGTTTGCACGACTTTTGTGCAACTGTTCGAGTCGCTGTTCGCCCGCAAGACCAGCAAGCTCCGCAAGTTGCACCGCGTCGCCCGCAGTGTGCTGGTGCTGGATGAGGTGCAGACCCTCCCGCCGGAACTGCGAGGGCCAACCCTGGATGTGCTGCGAACGCTGGTGGACGACTACGGCGTGAGCGTGGTGCTCTGCACCGCAACGCAGCCGGCTTTTGAGGCCGATGCGCTGACCGATGCTTTCAAGGGCTCGTTGCAGACGGAGATCGTGCCGCAGTATGCCGACCATTTTGAGAAGCTGAAGAGGGTAGAGTACAGCCTTCATTCGCACTATCCGCAGCCCGTTCCCTGGGAAGCCCTAACCCAGGAATTGAAGGCTGAGCCACGAATCCTGACCATCCTCAACACCCGGCGGGACGCCCTGAGCCTGCTGCGCTCGCTTCAGAAGGAAAAGGCCAAACACCTCTTCCACCTCAGCACGCTGATGTGCGGTGCACACCGCAAGGACGTCCTCAACACCATCAATGAGCGCCTGAAGCAGAAAGACGAAGTCCGACTGGTAAGCACGCAGGTGGTCGAGGCCGGCGTAGACCTGGATTTTCCCGTGGTCTACCGCGCCCTCGCGCCTCTTGACCGCATCATCCAGGCGGCGGGCCGCTGCAACCGCAATGGCAACGGCCCGCACAAGGGCCGCCTCGTCCTCTTCCAGACCGTGAGTGGCAAAGCCCCGCGCGGCCCCTACCAGCAGGGCATCGAGAAAGCCCGAACCATCTTGGAAACCGTGAAGGACATAGACCACGAGCTGAACGGCACGGATATTCTCCGGCGTTATTTCAGCGATCTTTATGCGGACGTTCTGCCCGACCAACCGGGGGTGCAATCGCTCCGCAGACAGCAGGAGTTCAGGAAAGTGGCCCAGGCTTACCGCCTGATTGAGAACGACACCGTGAGCGTCATCGTGCCATACCGCGATTTTCAGCGCGCACTGGAGCAGTGGCAGCGGTTCCCCAGCCGCAAGAGCTGGCGTGCCCTACAACCGTATGTGGTCAGTATTTACACCCACGAGGCCCGTCAGTTGGAAAAGGCGCACGCCATTCGTGAACTGGAGGAAAACATCTACCTGCTTGAGGCGACAGGGAGCTACGACTCCCTGGTGGGGCTGCCCATAGACCGCGACCCCGCCGACCTGATTTACATGGCGGGCGGAAGCAATGTGCTCTGA
- the cas5c gene encoding type I-C CRISPR-associated protein Cas5c produces MHDPSVCLRVRGDYALFSRPEFKVERVSYPIITPSAARGALEAVYWKPEFKYRIRRIGVVKIGSTATVLRNELGTRQGKTPVFIEDDRQQRSSLLLKDVEYLIHADIVVQPHAHAQANGVNLLIKHTECFKRRAQSGQCRHQPYLGTREFSAEFEAATPDEQPDRGLNQRLGNMLLDIAFVPSKTRKEMQFKRHDGKKWDVADGYMEAVYFNADLKDGWVDVVTDTANPYARLDALEGRHA; encoded by the coding sequence ATGCATGATCCGTCGGTTTGCCTGCGCGTGCGGGGTGATTACGCCCTGTTCAGCAGGCCGGAATTCAAAGTGGAGCGCGTTTCTTACCCGATCATCACACCCAGCGCAGCGCGGGGGGCGCTGGAGGCGGTGTACTGGAAACCGGAATTCAAGTACCGCATCCGGCGCATCGGCGTGGTGAAGATCGGGTCCACGGCCACTGTCTTGCGAAATGAACTGGGCACCCGCCAGGGCAAGACGCCTGTGTTCATTGAGGATGACCGGCAGCAGCGTTCCAGCCTGCTGCTCAAGGATGTGGAGTACCTGATTCACGCCGACATCGTGGTACAGCCGCACGCCCATGCGCAGGCGAACGGCGTCAATCTGCTGATCAAGCACACAGAATGTTTCAAACGTCGGGCGCAGAGCGGGCAATGTCGCCACCAGCCCTATCTGGGCACCCGCGAGTTCAGCGCTGAGTTCGAGGCGGCCACCCCGGACGAACAGCCGGACAGAGGCCTCAATCAGCGCTTGGGGAATATGCTGCTGGACATCGCCTTTGTGCCCAGTAAGACGCGCAAGGAGATGCAGTTCAAGCGCCATGACGGCAAAAAGTGGGACGTGGCCGACGGGTATATGGAGGCCGTTTACTTCAACGCGGACCTTAAGGACGGCTGGGTGGATGTCGTGACCGATACGGCAAATCCCTACGCCCGCTTGGATGCCCTGGAGGGCCGCCATGCTTGA
- a CDS encoding type I-C CRISPR-associated protein Cas8c/Csd1 has protein sequence MLDALVKHARDEEFSKSLPPTGFYNYSQPIRWVVQISERGARLEEADLSGLLFARPYTGRTSGIDPHPLADEACYALGVSVDDKGKVDDRAAEKHAKFLALLDKMEDAPQLDADIRQAIAQVKKAVAGEWLVDDARWAEVKSKDWVAFQVQSGPLAGKKLFQLPAVQAFWVAEAQERIAVRDDKKEMITGECAVCGEVKPLISRIPVGVKLISKPGPLHSLNSNAFVSGRTDTSGHNNLCYECADTASRVFNALASDKQHRRIIVMDKVGKQVKLDTLRNQVALFWVEKGRPLHSAEDFSFQSALGNSYGEGATETKASEAFDFESALGDLMRPPVAGDSDSDSDNDEQPKPKVKKGTKAAASAPAPPKPEARLSQLSSLLNVQNAARQHLTFLDGSKFALAIFSPNVGRTALRDWLYLDLGRMLPHVRAYLNATTINDAWGKPGDPHHINALMEALGSKNANLTRDLIRTAYEGVKPPLEMLAQAVQRFRTLTVKGAQDRKKDEWERQRHLKTLAAALKFSLYYAKTAAEGGAKFMTGLERLESDPAYLCGRLLAVLEEAQQVYSYRQNKKRLKTTGVQRSFGAASASPAGIFPKLVKLATVAHLPKAGRYLNEEMEGLVRTLVERGGYPMSLNVEGQGRFGLGYWHQRGDIRANWTPEQKTADEQAENAPEGDEA, from the coding sequence ATGCTTGATGCCCTGGTGAAGCACGCCCGAGACGAGGAGTTCAGTAAATCGTTGCCCCCGACGGGCTTCTACAACTACTCCCAGCCGATTCGCTGGGTGGTGCAGATCAGCGAGAGGGGCGCGCGCCTGGAGGAGGCTGACCTGTCAGGCCTTCTATTCGCGCGGCCCTACACGGGACGAACGAGTGGCATAGACCCACATCCACTGGCCGATGAGGCGTGTTACGCGCTAGGCGTCAGCGTGGATGACAAAGGCAAGGTGGATGATCGCGCCGCTGAGAAGCATGCCAAATTTTTGGCCCTCCTCGACAAGATGGAGGATGCCCCGCAACTGGACGCCGACATCAGACAGGCCATTGCCCAGGTGAAGAAGGCAGTGGCAGGCGAATGGCTGGTGGACGACGCCCGCTGGGCCGAGGTGAAATCGAAGGACTGGGTGGCCTTCCAGGTGCAGAGCGGCCCACTGGCCGGAAAGAAGCTCTTTCAGTTGCCTGCCGTACAAGCTTTCTGGGTGGCAGAGGCACAGGAGCGTATTGCTGTCAGAGACGACAAGAAAGAAATGATCACGGGTGAATGTGCTGTTTGTGGCGAGGTCAAACCACTTATCAGCCGCATTCCGGTTGGCGTGAAGCTTATCAGCAAGCCAGGGCCACTGCACTCACTGAATAGCAATGCCTTTGTATCGGGCCGCACTGATACGAGCGGGCACAACAACCTTTGCTACGAGTGTGCCGATACAGCTTCGCGCGTCTTCAATGCCCTGGCAAGCGACAAGCAACACCGCCGCATCATCGTCATGGACAAGGTGGGCAAGCAGGTCAAACTGGATACCCTGCGCAATCAGGTCGCGCTTTTCTGGGTGGAGAAGGGAAGGCCCCTGCACTCAGCAGAGGACTTCAGTTTTCAAAGCGCTCTCGGCAATTCATACGGCGAAGGTGCAACAGAAACCAAGGCGTCAGAAGCATTTGATTTTGAGAGCGCGCTGGGCGACCTGATGCGTCCGCCTGTGGCCGGTGACAGCGACTCGGACAGCGACAATGACGAACAGCCCAAGCCAAAGGTCAAGAAAGGCACGAAAGCAGCAGCCAGCGCCCCTGCGCCACCTAAACCGGAGGCGCGGCTCAGTCAGCTCTCCAGTCTACTGAATGTCCAAAACGCCGCTAGGCAGCACCTCACCTTCCTGGACGGCAGCAAATTCGCTCTGGCGATTTTCAGTCCGAATGTGGGGCGCACAGCCCTACGGGATTGGCTCTACCTCGACCTGGGCCGAATGCTGCCGCATGTGCGGGCCTATCTGAACGCCACCACGATCAACGACGCATGGGGGAAGCCCGGCGACCCACATCACATCAACGCGCTGATGGAGGCGCTGGGCAGCAAGAACGCCAACCTGACCCGCGACCTGATCCGCACAGCTTATGAGGGGGTAAAGCCGCCGCTAGAGATGCTGGCGCAGGCGGTACAACGGTTCAGAACACTGACGGTGAAGGGGGCGCAGGACAGGAAGAAGGACGAATGGGAGCGTCAGCGGCACCTGAAGACGCTAGCAGCAGCCCTGAAATTTTCGCTGTATTACGCCAAGACGGCGGCAGAAGGAGGAGCGAAGTTCATGACCGGACTGGAAAGACTGGAATCTGACCCCGCATATCTGTGCGGGCGGCTGCTGGCCGTGCTGGAGGAAGCCCAGCAGGTGTACAGCTACCGCCAGAACAAGAAGCGCCTCAAAACCACGGGCGTACAACGGAGCTTCGGCGCGGCGTCGGCATCCCCTGCGGGGATCTTCCCAAAACTGGTGAAGCTGGCGACTGTGGCACACCTGCCCAAAGCGGGCCGCTACCTGAACGAAGAGATGGAGGGGCTGGTGCGGACGCTGGTGGAGCGGGGGGGCTACCCCATGTCCCTGAATGTGGAGGGTCAGGGCCGCTTTGGGCTGGGTTACTGGCACCAGCGCGGCGATATCCGTGCCAATTGGACGCCCGAACAGAAGACCGCCGACGAGCAGGCCGAGAACGCTCCCGAAGGAGATGAAGCATGA
- the cas7c gene encoding type I-C CRISPR-associated protein Cas7/Csd2 → MTTEVKTAAISDPTVRHEFVLLFDVTNGNPNGDPDAANAPRTDPETQLGFVTDVALKRKVRDYLLLSNSQRNNPIEVFIQSKTALNSAIEATSKTLTPELSSDEKGGKKSIPRLRDAMCAQFYDIRMFGAVLSTGKLNAGQVRGPVQITFARSIDRVLPIDVTITRQARTTEERMETGSTEIGRKSVLPYGLYRAHGFFNPLLGRAVTEGGTGVTTDDLNLFWEALTNLFNLDRSASRGEMAVRGLYVFSHENALGKAPAHKLFKLIEVPSLGDGAAPRRFEEYSVARPAEGPLDAYPGVMLTVLAEG, encoded by the coding sequence ATGACGACCGAAGTGAAGACCGCTGCCATCAGTGACCCCACCGTCCGCCACGAATTTGTCCTGCTGTTCGACGTGACCAACGGCAACCCCAACGGCGATCCGGACGCCGCAAATGCACCGCGCACCGATCCGGAAACGCAATTGGGCTTCGTGACGGATGTGGCCCTTAAGCGCAAAGTCCGTGATTACCTGCTGCTCTCAAACTCGCAGCGCAACAATCCTATTGAGGTCTTCATCCAGAGTAAAACGGCATTGAACTCGGCCATTGAGGCGACATCCAAAACGCTCACCCCGGAATTGTCCAGCGATGAGAAGGGCGGCAAAAAATCCATCCCGCGCCTGCGCGACGCCATGTGCGCGCAGTTCTACGACATCCGCATGTTCGGCGCGGTACTGTCCACCGGCAAGCTGAATGCTGGGCAGGTGCGCGGCCCCGTGCAGATCACCTTCGCCCGCAGTATTGACCGCGTCCTGCCCATTGACGTCACCATCACCCGGCAGGCCCGCACCACCGAGGAACGCATGGAGACGGGCAGCACCGAGATAGGTCGGAAAAGTGTGCTGCCGTACGGGCTTTACCGGGCGCATGGGTTTTTCAACCCTCTTTTGGGCCGCGCCGTGACCGAAGGTGGCACAGGCGTAACGACAGACGATCTCAACCTGTTCTGGGAAGCGCTGACCAACCTGTTTAATCTGGACCGCAGCGCCAGCCGGGGCGAAATGGCTGTACGGGGTTTATACGTTTTCAGCCACGAAAACGCTCTGGGTAAGGCACCGGCGCACAAACTGTTCAAGCTCATTGAAGTGCCCTCGTTGGGGGACGGCGCAGCACCGCGCCGCTTTGAGGAATACAGCGTTGCTCGGCCAGCCGAAGGACCTCTGGACGCTTACCCCGGTGTCATGCTGACTGTCTTGGCGGAAGGCTAA
- the cas4 gene encoding CRISPR-associated protein Cas4 — protein MEEVMLSALQHFVFCPRQCALIHVEQVWAENEFTARGQQHHDRAHGGGTEERGGVRTLRALPLVSRQHGLAGVADVVEVLPGGSPRPVEYKSGRARPRLADEVQLCAQALCLEEMFGVSIPEGFIYHAASHKRRVVAFTPALRQAVLEARDGVRELLRRQTLPPPAADDRCLQCSLLDLCEPFAAREFPRGFDPFSTALEE, from the coding sequence ATGGAAGAGGTGATGCTCTCGGCGTTGCAGCATTTCGTGTTCTGCCCGCGCCAGTGCGCCCTGATTCATGTCGAGCAGGTGTGGGCCGAAAACGAGTTCACGGCACGCGGCCAGCAGCACCACGACCGGGCGCATGGCGGCGGCACCGAGGAACGCGGCGGCGTGCGCACCCTGCGTGCCCTGCCGCTCGTCTCGCGCCAGCACGGGCTGGCGGGCGTGGCCGATGTGGTCGAGGTATTACCTGGCGGCTCGCCGCGCCCGGTGGAATACAAGTCGGGGCGGGCCAGGCCGCGCCTGGCCGACGAGGTGCAGCTGTGCGCGCAGGCCCTGTGCCTGGAAGAGATGTTCGGCGTCTCCATCCCCGAGGGCTTCATCTACCACGCCGCCAGCCACAAACGGCGGGTGGTGGCGTTCACGCCTGCCCTGCGTCAGGCGGTGCTGGAGGCCCGCGACGGCGTGCGCGAGTTGCTGCGTCGTCAAACCCTGCCTCCACCTGCCGCTGATGACCGTTGCCTGCAATGCAGCCTGCTGGACCTCTGCGAACCCTTTGCCGCCCGCGAGTTTCCGCGCGGCTTTGACCCGTTCAGCACCGCCCTGGAGGAGTGA
- the cas1c gene encoding type I-C CRISPR-associated endonuclease Cas1c, whose protein sequence is MRTLLNTLYIQTQGTYLHLDTDNIRVEVEREHKAMIPLHHVESVVVFGNVLLSPFLIHRLAREHKPVTWLTEYGRFMARAETPVSGNVLLRVAQHGCACDGARTLAVARFIAAGKLQNQKTTLLRSAREALGDDPELLRQAARDINGQIGCLPLAKTVDEVRGIEGTAARAYWEVFPLMLRANRDFFWLTERTRRPARDAINATLNFAYTVLANDCASACQAVGLDPQVGFLHALRPGRSSLALDLMEELRAVVADRAIITLINRQQLTPRDFVLHEGNTVTIKDEARKLILTHLTERRKEEVTHPLTARKTPLGLVPHVQARLLAQHLRGDRAHYPPYLHR, encoded by the coding sequence ATGCGGACCCTGCTCAACACCCTCTATATCCAGACCCAGGGCACCTACCTGCACCTGGACACCGACAACATCCGCGTGGAGGTGGAACGCGAGCACAAGGCCATGATTCCGCTGCACCATGTCGAGAGCGTGGTGGTCTTTGGCAACGTGCTGCTCTCGCCCTTCCTGATTCACCGCCTGGCGCGCGAGCACAAGCCGGTGACGTGGCTGACCGAATACGGCCGCTTCATGGCCCGCGCCGAAACGCCCGTCAGCGGCAACGTCCTGCTGCGGGTGGCCCAGCACGGCTGCGCGTGTGACGGAGCGCGCACGCTGGCGGTGGCGCGCTTTATCGCGGCGGGCAAGCTGCAAAACCAGAAGACCACCCTGCTGCGCTCGGCCCGCGAGGCGCTGGGCGACGACCCCGAGCTGCTGCGGCAGGCTGCCCGCGACATCAACGGCCAGATTGGCTGCCTGCCGCTGGCAAAGACGGTGGACGAGGTGCGTGGCATTGAGGGCACGGCGGCGCGCGCCTACTGGGAGGTCTTTCCGCTGATGCTGCGCGCCAACCGCGACTTCTTCTGGCTGACCGAGCGCACCCGCCGCCCGGCCCGCGACGCCATCAACGCCACCCTCAACTTCGCGTACACCGTGCTGGCCAACGACTGCGCCAGCGCCTGCCAGGCGGTGGGCCTGGACCCGCAGGTGGGCTTTTTACACGCCCTGCGTCCGGGGCGCAGCAGCCTCGCGCTGGACCTGATGGAAGAACTGCGGGCAGTGGTGGCGGACCGGGCAATCATCACCCTGATCAACCGCCAGCAGCTCACGCCGCGCGACTTCGTCCTGCACGAGGGCAACACCGTGACGATTAAAGATGAGGCGCGCAAGCTGATCCTGACCCACCTGACCGAACGGCGCAAGGAGGAGGTGACGCATCCCCTGACCGCCCGGAAAACGCCGCTGGGCCTGGTGCCGCATGTGCAGGCGCGGCTGCTGGCCCAGCATCTGCGCGGCGACCGCGCCCATTACCCGCCGTACCTGCACCGCTGA